AAGACCGCGCCACTTGCCGCGGCCACGCGCTTGTATTCACTGGTCCCGGCACCGAGGATCTTTGTGTCCCTGGTCCGGTAGAGACCGAGTGCGGCGACCCACAGGATGCCCAGGACCGCGCCGATCACAGCCGCGTTGAGATCAGCGAGGCTTCCTGTGAGAGGCTGGCCACCCTCGAAGCGGACCAGGAATCCGGCAAAGACACAGGCGGCGACCAGCAGGGCGTCCGTGCCGCGCAGTACCCGCCGCAAGAACCGTGCCCACTCCCGGCCCGAGAGCCGGTCAGGGGCCCGGACTGCCGGGACTGCGGCGGGCAACGGCTGGGGTCGAAAAATTACCGGTGGGATGCGTGCGTCGTGTTCGGCGTGGCGTTGGTGCGGGGCGTATGCGAGGTCGGCCATAGTCCCGCCGGCGCGGCTGGCACCGTGTCCCGGGGCCGCTGGGGTCAGCCCCGGGGCCATCCACTCCGGACGCGCTGTCACCGGCGTTCCTCAAACCCGTGGCCCGCAGCTTTGGGAACACTTTCATCCACACAGCGGAAGGGAGCCCGGCGCAGGGAAGATCGTTCCGTCGAAAAAACATCCCGTGTGAACGCCAACCAGCGCGTCATAGTGACTCCGTCCAGAATGCATTGGCTGCATCGGGTGATCCCTGAGTCAATCTAGGTTGGGAGGAATACGGCAGTCACGAGTGATTCGTACTCGCCTTTGCGAACCACACTCCGGAGACTTACCCGGGTAGTACTCATGGCCGGGGCCCAGCCACCCCGGCTTGTGCCGGAAATGCGAAGTCAAGTATCGCCGAGGACCGCCCGCCGATACTTCAGCCGGCCATCCGGATCGTCAAAGCACCTCGATCGATGGCCACAGCCAAATGCGTTCCGGCACCGAGATGGTCACCGTCCAGCTGGAACTCCTGCTCGCGCTCCAAGGTGATCTCGGCGGCCTTGCCCTGGAAGTACTCGACTGACTCGGTCTCGCGCTTGTTCCGGCCGAAGATCCCGGCGACAACGCCCAGCCAGCCAAACCGGCCGCGGGGCGCCAGGACCAACAGGTCCAGCACACCGTCGTCGAACTTGGCATCGGGAAAAATCTCGACTCCGCCCATGATCCGGCCGCAATTGCCGATCATAACGCTGCGGATCCTGCGTTGGACGGTTTTCCCGCCGTCGACGCTGATCTTCGCCTTAACCGGTTTGCCCGGAAGCTTACGGATGCCCGCTTCCACGTAGGCCACCCAGCCCATCCGGTCCTTCAGCACGTCCACGGTGTCGGCCATAATTGCCGCATCGTAGCCGAGACCGGCCATGACCAGGAACAACTGCTGCTCATCGGAGTGGTCGAGTGTTGCCTTGACGACATCGATGGTCCGTTCGCTGCCGGTGAGGACGCCCCGGCAGGCTGCAACCGGATCGCTGATGTCCACGCCGAGGTTGCGGGCCAGGAGGTTCCCGGTCCCCAGCGGCACCAGACCCATGGGCGTTTTGGTGCCTGCGAGCACCTCCGCGACGCAGCGCACGGTCCCGTCGCCGCCGGCCGCGATTACAACGTCGACCCCGGCCTCCAGTGCCTGGCGGGCCTGGCCGGTGCCCGGGTCCTCGATGCTGGTTTCGAGCCACAGCGGTTCAGCCCAGCCTTGTGTTTCGCAAAGCCGCAAGATCTCGCGCTGGAGCTCCGGTCCACCGGATTTGGCGGGGTTGATAACGACGGCGGCGCGCCGGGGTGGTGTAGTGCGTTCAGGCTCGGAATCGTTCTCTGGCATAACGTCCTTCAAGACATAGCGGGCGTGGGGTGTCCCGGATTGAAATCCTAGCGGGATTCCGTGCTTAACTTCGGCGGCTGGGCCGCGAACCGTGGACGTCCGCGTGTCACGGTCACTAGACTGGCCATGCTCAAGTACTGGAGCCTTCCGGGATGGGAATCCTGCCGGGAAGGCCGCCCGCCAGGATCGGCCTGGCGGGACGCGTTCCAGGGGCGGGAAGCGGGAGCACATGTCGGAAGCACAGGAGAATTTCTCGGCCGAGGCCGAGGCGTCCAGCATGGATCCCCATGATTGGGGCCGGGCCATGGCGCTGGCCGTCACGCGGCTGGCAGAACAGATCGCCCCGACGGACAGCGAGGACATCCATGCCTCGCTGGTGGGCAGGAACCTCCACCTTAAGATCCGTGACGACGCCGCGGGGGTCACTATTACGGTCTCGACCGCCCCTTCGCCGGACTCCGTCAACTGAGTGCAGCGAGCGTCAGGACGACAGGTCGGCGGAGATGAGTTCGGCGGTAGCAACCGTCGCCTCGCGCACCGAGCCCAAGTAGGCCGCCGGGTCGGGCTGGCCGGCAAACGATTGGGCGTGCAGGGACACGTTAATGGCAGCGACCACCTTGAGGCCGTCATGGACCGGCGCGGCTACGCCGCCTCCAACGCTGTCTGGCCGTCCTTTTACGCCGAGATGTTCAGCACCAGGGTCCGCTTCTCCGGCCTGGCCATCGGCACCCAGCTCGGCTTCCTGATGGCAGGCTTCGCCCCGGCGATCGTCGCGGCCATGGGCGGCATCAAGCCCGGCGGCTGGGTCCAGATCAGCATCTTCACCGGCGCCATCTGTGTCACCGCGGCCGTCTCGGCCCTGACCGCCAAGGAATCCTTCAAAATTCCCACCAAGGAGCTCGGCCTCAAGTAACCCGGCCGCTGCGGGCAGGGCCGGTCCGGTCAGGTCCGGTCAGGGCCGGTCCGGGCCGGTCCGGGCCGGTCCGGTCAGGTCCGGTCAGGGCCGGTCCGGGCCGGTCCGGGCCGGTCCGGTCAGGGTGTCAGGATGGCGCCTTTCCGTTCCCCAGGACCGCGGCCAGATCGAAGCCCGCCGGCACCTCGAGCTGGTCATAGGTGCAGGAGCGCGGCTCCCGGTCCGGGCGCCAGCGGACAAACTGCGTTGTGTGGCGGAACCTTTGACCCTCCATGTGGTCGTATTTCACCTCCAACACCCGGTCCGGCCGAAGCGGGGTAAACGAGAGGTCCTTGCCACCGCTCCACCGGCTGCCCTCGGCGTTGCGGGGTGTCCGGGTCCCTTCATCCTGGTGGGTCCGGGCCCAAGGGTGGCCCTCACCGCCGGCCACCAGCGGCTGGAGTTCACCGTAGAGGTCCTTGCGCCGCTGCATCGGGAAAGCCCCCACAACTCCGACGTTGGCGAGTCTGCCGGCAGCGTCATAAAGTCCCAGCAGGAGCGACCCGACGCGGTCCGGCCCGGAAGTGTGCACCCGGTACCCGGCGAGAACGCAGTCCGCGGTGCGTTCGTGCTTGACCTTGAACATCGAGCGTTTGTCCGGCAGATACTTCCCGTCGAGGGGTTTGGCCACGATCCCGTCGAGACCGGCTCCCTCGAACCGGTGAAACCATTCCTTTGCTGTTCCCCGGTCCCGGGTCGCGGCGGTGAGGTGGATTGGCGGGGCACTGCCGGCGAGCACACGCTCCAAGGCGGCACGCCGCTCGGCGAACGGACGGTCGGTCAGGTCCTCGTCGTCGAGGGCAAGCAGGTCAAACGCGACAAAACTCGCCGGTGTAGCTTCGGCCAGTAGCCGCACCCTGCTTGCGGCAGGATGGATCCGCTGCTGCAGCAGATCAAAGTCGAGCCGGTCGCCCGAGGCGCCGACCATAATGATCTCCCCGTCAATCACACAGCGCCGCGGAAGATTCATTTTCAGCGCCTCAACCAGCTCCGGGAAGTAACGCGTTAGGGGCTTAGCGTTGCGGCTGCCGATCTCCACCTCGGCCCCGTCACGGAAGATGAGGGACCTGAAACCGTCCCACTTCGGTTCGAACATCACCGGGCCCTCCGGCAGGGCCCGCACGGCCTTTGCCAGCATCGGCGCGATCGGCGGCATCAGCGGCAGTTGCATGGCCCTATTGTCCGCCCGGACCCCGGCGACCGCCAGCTGCCGCACGGCAACAACCCCGGCGCCGGACGCTTACCCATGTCTTACCGGATCGAAACGAGGTGGCAACATTGGGGCGCCACACTGGAAGCGCCGGCAAGAGCAGGCATCACGCTCCAGTCCAGGAGGTCCCGCCATGTTGAAGGAAGCCACAGCCCACGTGACCCGCATCCGCGCCTTGGATCAGTTGCACCGCGGCGACGAGATCGAGGCGCGGCTGAAGGTCGGCCCTAATTACGACGACGTGGTGATCCGCCGCGGATGCGTCCAGGAAACCGCCCCCGGAATCAGCGTCGTGTGGATTATGGACCGGCAATCGGGCAGCCGGAAGGCGATTAACACCGACGAGTGCAGCCTCTGGCGGGTCGCTGCAAGCAGCTAGCCGCCCGCGACGGACTGGATGATCAGGAGCTCCTCACCCGGTGACACCCTGGTGCCCAGGCCTTGCAGCCGCCGGATTTCATTCCCGTTGACGTATATATTCACGTGACGCCGGACCGTCCCGGTTTCGTCCCGGAGCCGCCTTGCCAGGGCCGGGTATTCGTCGGCGACCAGGTCAAGCAAAGCCGCCACCGTCACCTCCGCGGCTACGGGTGCAGTCAGGAAGGACTGCCCGCCGGCAAGGGGATGGAGCACACTCGGCAACACCACGCTGATCCCGGCCACGGCGACTCAGGCATTCGCCGGGATGCCGGGCGTGGCCGTGCCGGACACCAGCGCCGGGCTTACAGCTGCGGCCCGCACGCACAGCACGTCGGGCAGGTGCGAAGCCAGCTCGGTGAAGTGGGCGCCTTCGTCGGCGCTGGCGTAAACGCTGCCGCCTCGCGTACCGAAGTACACCCCGGCAGGTTCCGCAGCGTCGACGCAGGCTGCGTCCCGCAGCACGGCGTTGAACTCAGCCTCTGGGAGCCCGTCGTCCAGGCGCTCCCAGCTCGCGCCGGCGTCGACTGTGCGGTGGACCGCCAACTTACCCTCGGGCGGGATTCGTTCGCCGTCGGCCTTGAGCGGGATGACCCAGGCGGTCCCGGCCCGCCGCGGATGCGTGAGCATCACGAATCCGAAGTCCGCGGGCAGACCGTCAGCGATCGAGGTCCAGCTCTCGGCATTGTCGTCGCTGCGGTAAACACCGTGGTGGTTCTGGGCATAGAGCCGGCCTTCGACCGAGGCGTCGGCGGCAATCTTGTGCACACACTGACCGAACTCCGGGTTGGGATCGGGCATAAAGTAGGCCGAAATTCCCTGGTTGCGCGGCTCCCAGGAGCTCCCGCCGTCGAGCGAGCGGTAGACGCCGCCGGTGCTCATCGCGACGTGAACCTTCTCACCGGTGCGGTCCACAACGATGGAGTGCGCCGCAGCGCCACCGTAGCCGGCACCCCATTCACTGCGGTGCGGGTGGTCCCAGAGCCCGCGGTTAAGTTCGAAGTGTTCACCGCCATCGATCGATTTCCAGACCGAGATCGGCTCACAGCCGGCCCAGACGACGCCGGGGCGGGACTCGGCATCGGGGTAGATCTGCCAGATGCGTTCGAGCGCAGCATCCGTGCCCGCCGGAAAGCGGATGGCACCCTGCTCGGGCTCGCTCCAGGTCTCGCCCAGGTCATCGGAGTGGAAGACCGTGGGACCCCAATGCTCCGAGCGGACGCCGGCCAGGATCCGGGTCCGGCCATCCCTGCTGTCGATGCCGATACTGGGGACTTCGCTCATCAGGAAATGCGGGCCGGAAAGGGACCAGTCCTTGCGGTCGGGGCTGGTAGCGAGCCAGAGACCTTTTTTGGTGCCGATCGCCAGGACATAACTCTCTTCGGTAGCCATGCCCCCATGCAACCACTACCTGCTGCTGGCCGCAATGGTGTCTTCCCGTGCGCTTTTGTTCGGCTTTGTCAGTCCACGTATTCGGACTGAGTGGCGATGAAGTCCCAATCGGCGCCGGTAAGCACCCCGGAAACATCCGCCGGGTGGGGGCCGCCGGCCTCGGCAATTCCCTGGAGTACCGGCAGCGGGAACTCGGCGGCGCGAAGGTTTTCCCGCAGCCACTCCTTGCTCGCCAGATCCAGATCCAGCCACCACATAAAGATTTCCACAGCGGTCACCCTTTCCTCAGTTTCTCAACGTTAGGCCGCGTCCCAGGGGTGTTCAAGAGCCGGTTGACCCTGGCGGCTACAGGTCCTCGAGCACGACGGCGGGCCGTTCGAGTGCGCCCGGGACGATCGAGTAGTAGGCCCAGGTGCCACGCTTTTCGCGGTGCAGCAGGCCTGCGTCCACGAGGATCCTAAGGTGATGGGAAACCGTCGGCTGGCCGAGCTCAAGGGGTGCAGTAAGGTCGCAGACGCAAGCCTCGCCGCCGTCGGACGCCTTGATGATGGACAACAGCCGCAGCCGGTTCGGGTCGGCAAGGGCCTTGAAGAATTGGGCCTTGCCCTGCGCCTGATCCGCAGCCAAAAATGGCATCCCGGACGAGGTGCCGGATATTTCCGCGGCCGCGGGCTTAACAATCTGCAGCGTCGTCATCGCTCCATTATGCACCATATTGACAGTGGTCGATATGGTGGGCAGGGTTGAAACCCGGACCGGGGAATAAGCCCCTGTTCGCGCCGCGGGGCAGGGGAAAGAATGGAGTATGTCCGCCGAGCGCCAGATTGCCCAGCCCCCGCTTGTTGTCGGCGTGCTCCCGGGGCAGAGCCCCGGGGTGCTCCAGACCGCAGCCGCACTGGCGGCTGGCCTCGGTACCGAGCTGATCTGCGCCCACGTGGATGAAGAAAGCTATCTGGTGGAGTGGGACCCGACGCGGTCCGCGCACCGGCTCTCGCTGCACCCGGACACGGACAACGCCGAGATCAGGGCAGTGGCCCGGGAACTGCGGAGCATGATCAACGCCGCCTGCGACCCGTTGGGTATTCCGTGGACCCTGCGGACGCTGGCGGGGGACCCGGCCCGGGCGCTTGGCAGGCTTGCGGCTGAGGTCGGCGCCCCCATGATTATCGTGGGTACGCCGGAACCCGGGCTGGGGCACCGCGTCTCCGCGGCCCTCAACGGTTCGGTGGCCGCTTGGCTCAGCCACCACCAGGACCATCCGATCCTGGTGGTTCCGGTCCGGCCCGCAGTCCATCACCAGACAAAACATGACTCGTGAGCTAATGGTTTGCGCGTTGTCTAAGGGTTCAACCGAACCTCCCGTAAGTAAAGTGAAAGTACTTATTCGGGGTGCTGGCTTTCTCCACTTACCGCCGAGTATGGTTGAATCCGTGGGCCAGAGACGGCCCCCAAAGACTGCTCCGGAGTGCGTATCCCCCAATAACGCACTCCGGAGCTTTTTTGTCCCCGGGCGCTTTCGCAGGGCCCGACCGTGCGCCCGCACCGCGCTTGCACCATGCGCCCGCACCGCGCTTGCACCATACCCCTGGGGGGTATATGTTTGGGTTATGGACGAGCACGAAATCGCTGTCGCATCAGGCGCGGACACCGAACCTCCCCAACAGCACGGCTATTCCGCGAACAAAGACGCTTACCTGCGGCGGCTGAAGCGGATTGAAGGCCAGGTTCGTGGCATCGCGAGGATGGTCGAGGAAGACAAGTACTGCATCGACATCCTCACCCAGGTCGCCGCCGCCACCAAGGCCCTGCACGCCGTCAGCCTGGGGCTGGTGGAGGAACATATCGGGCACTGCGTCGTCGGCGCCGCCGCAGAACCGGACCCCTCGCTGCGGGCCGCAGCGATTGATTTTAAGGTCAAAGAAGCCACTGACGCTATCGGCCGCCTGTTGCGGTAGCGGCACCATCTACAACAACACCGGGCCGTGGACCACAACAGCCCGTCCCCAGAGGAGAGAGCCATGAGCACCGTATCCACCATCGTCAACGTGTCCGGGATGACGTGCGCGCACTGCGTGTCATCGGTCAGCGAGGAACTGGAGTCCCTGGCGGGTGTCGAGAAGGTCGACGTCGACCTCAACGCCGGGGGCGTCTCCACGGTCACCATCACTTCCGGCGGGGCCTTGTCCGCCGCCGAGATCAGCGAGGCCGTTGCGGAATCGGGCTACCTGGTGGTGGCCAACGAGACCTGAGCGCCACCCGCCCGTCATTCCACGCCGCGCACACCATCTGGACAGGACCACAGTGAGTACAGAGCAGTTATTCGGCCAGCCCGGAAACCGGGTGATCGAGCTCGACATCGAGGGCATGACCTGTGCCTCCTGTGTCGGCCGTGTTGAACGCAAGCTCGGCAAACTTGACGGCGTGACAGCCAGCGTCAACCTGCCGTTGGAGTCGGCACAGGTCACAGTGCCGGCGGCCATCACGGACGCCCAAATCACCGCCACCGTAGCGGCAGCAGGGTACAAGGCGACAGTCCGGCCTCCCCGGTTCACCGTCGAAACGCCGGCTGGTGGCGCCACCCGCGGCGACCACCTACCGGCCCACCCGGCAGCCAAGCTCCGCCCGCGCCTGGTGACCGCTGCCGTCCTCACCATCCCGGTCTTCCTGATTTCGATGTTCCCCGTTTTCCAGTTCGCCAACTGGGGCTGGGCAGCAGGGGCCCTGGCCCTGCCGGTGGTTACCTGGGCCGCCTGGCCGTTCCACCGCGCCGCTGCCATTAATGCCCGGCACCTGGCCTCCACGATGGACACTCTTGTCTCCATCGGGGTGACGGCCGCTTACGTCTTCTCGGCCTGGCAGCTATTCGCAGACCCGCAGATGACCGGGCACGCGGGCGGGGAAAGCATGGCGATGGGTTCGGGCGGACTCTACTTCGAGGTTGCCTCGGTGGTCACCACATTCCTGCTGTTGGGCCGCTACCTGGAGGCCAACGCCAAGGAAAAGGCCGGCGACGCGCTCAAGGCCCTGCTGAATCTGGGAGCCAAGGATGCCACAGTCTTCCGGGACGGCCGGGAACAGCAGATCCCGGCCGATCAGCTTGGGGTAGGGGATCTCATTGTTGTCCGCCCCGGCGAGAAAATCGCGAGCGACGGCGTCGTCGTCGAAGGGAACTCCGCGGTGGACGCCTCGCTGGTAACCGGCGAATCGGTACCGGTGGAAGTCGGCCCTGGCACTCCGGTCACGGGCGCCACCATCAACACCTCCGGCCGGCTGCTGGTCCGCACCACCCGCGTCGGAGCCGAAACGACTTTGGCCCAGATGGGCCGTCTGGTCGCCCAGGCGCAGACCGGCAAGGCGCCGATCGCCCGCCTTGCCGACCGGATCAGCGCGGTGTTCGTGCCGGTGGTCCTCCTCATCGCTGCCCTCACTTTCGGCGCCTGGCTGCTCGCGGCCGGCCCGGCCATCAGCGACGCCGAACTGCGCGCGGCTTTCACGGCCGCCGTCGCTGTACTTGTCATCGCCTGCCCCTGCGCCCTTGGCCTCGCCACCCCTGTAGGTCTGCTCACCGGAACCGGCCGCGGCGCGCAGCTGGGGATCCTGATCAAGGGACCACAAGTCCTTGAGGACACCCGGACCGTTGACACCATCCTGCTGGATAAAACCGGTACCGTGACCAGCGGCCACCTGGCTGTCGACGGCAGCGAGGCCTTCGGAGCCTTCAGCACAAACGAGGTCCTGCGCCTGGCCGGTTCGGTCGAAGCCGCATCTGAGCACCCGATCGCGCGTGCCATCGCTGCGGCCGCGCTCTCCGCCGAACGCCGCACCAACGACGCCGGGACCCTTCCTGCCGTCACCGGGTTCCGGTCGGCCCCGGGCGGCGGGGTCGAGGGAAAGGTTGCAGGAAAGGTCGTAACGGCTGGCCGGACGGGCTGGCTTGCCGAAAACCGCATCTCCCCGACCGCCACACAGCTTCAGGCATTCAGCGCCGCCGAACATTCCGGGGCCACAGCCATCTGGCTCGCCGTGGATGGGCAGCCGGCAGGCATCATCAGCCTGCGGGACACGCTCAAGCCGGGCTCAGCCCCCGCAATCCGCCGGCTCCGTGAGCTCGGCCTCCGGCCGATCCTCCTGACCGGGGACAATGCGGCCGTCGCCGCCCAGGTGGCCGCCGACGTCGGCATCGCTCCCGAAGACGTTTTCGCCGGGGTGCTGCCGGCGGGCAAGGTCCAGGCCGTCAGGAAGCTGCAGGACGCCGGCGCCATTGTCGCCATGGCTGGCGACGGCGTGAACGACGCCGCGGCACTGGCCCAGGCAGACCTCGGCATCGCTATGGGTTCAGGCACTGACGTCGCGATCGAGGCCGCAGACCTGACGGTCATGGGCAACGACCTGGGGCAGGTGGCCCAGGCCATCGAATTGTCCCGCCGGACCCTCGCGACGATCAAGACAAACCTCTTCTGGGCGTTCTTCTACAATGCCATCGGGATCCCGGTAGCAGCCCTGGGCCTGCTTAACCCGATGATTGCCGGCGCTGCCATGGCGGCCAGTTCCGTCCTGGTTGTGGCCAACTCTTTGCGGCTCCGCGGCTTCGGCAAGTAAGCCGCCGTCCGCCCGCCGCCTCAGGCCGCGCCGAAGCGGACTGCGGCCCTGGCCTTCGCTTTGGCAGCTTCCTCGCCGCGGTCCTTGGCTGGAGCCTGGGTGACCAGGGCGGCCAGCAGGTGCTCGGTAGCATGTGCAATCTCGTGGACAGCCCGGTTGAAAGCCTCTTCATTGACCTTCGACGGCTTGGTGCTCCCACTGATCTTGCGCACATACTGCAGCGCGGCGGCTTCCACCTCCGCGTCAGTGGCCTGGGGTTCAAAATTGTGGAGGGTGCGGATGTTTCGGCACATGCCTCCATGCTAGGCCCCAATCAACCTGGGATCGAGGGCATGGGGAGGGCTGCCCATCGACACTATTTTGGCCGGCAGGATAGTTTGGGGGCATTGGATCTTCCGGAACAGCCGGAAGCCGCAGCGGAACCCGGCAGGGCCGGATCCGTTTCTAAGCTTTGAGGAGATTTTCGAATGGCTATTTGGGGCGCAGATATTGCTCAGCTCAAGACTCTTGGGACGAAGCTGCAGGCCGGTTCGTCGGAGATCGACAAGCAGAAGTCGATGCTCACCAAGGTGCTCGAGGGCACCGACTGGAAGGGCCCGGACGCCGATAAGTTCCGCAGCGAATGGAACGGCCAGCACGTGGCGGCACTGGCCAAGGTTTCCCAGGCACTGCAGGAGGCCGGCAAGCAGGCGAGCCGCAACGCCACCGAGCAGGAAAGCGCTTCCCGCTAGGCAAAAACTCCAGACACTAAGCCGGCCCGGACGCAGCAGCGTCCGGGCCGGCTTAGTCAGTTCGTGCCTACGGCACCGGTTCGACGTCGTTCGCGTGGTCCAGCGGTGCCGGCGACCCGGCTTCGCCGGCGCGGGACGGCGCCCGGAGTTCATCCAGCCGGACCAGGATCACGCCGCCGACAATCAGCAGCCCGCCGAGGAGCTGGATGGGGCCGGGCAGCTCGCCGAGCAAAAGCCACGCCCAGATGACGGCAAAGAGCACTTCGGTCAGCGACACAAAGGACGCCACTTTGGAGCCGAGGGCGCGTGCCGCCACAATGCCGGAGACATACGCAAGCACCGTGGCCAGGACCACAAGCCCGCTCAGAGCCACCCACCAAGGCGCCACCCAAGGGCCCAGCCGGGTATCGGCAGTGCTGAACGCCATCGGCAGCAGGCCGGTTGCCGCAGCAAGCCACATCGTCACTGCGCCCACCATAAGCCCGCCCGAGGCCAGTACGATCGGCGGCAGGGTGTCGTTTTCCTTGGCCGTGATGAAAAAATAGATCGCGAGGCAAACGGCCGCTGCTATCCCCCACAGGACTCCGACGATGTCGATCTTGACGGCTCCGGTGAGGTCCAGGACCAGGACCAGCCCGGCGAGGGACAGCAGCGTTCCACCGACTGTCAGCGGGCGGGGCCGTTTGCGGCTGGCGGCCCAGAGCCACAGCACGATAATCACGGGGGCCAGGTACTCCAGCAGGAGGGCAACCCCGACCGAAAGCCGTGCCACTGCGTTGAAATAGAACAACTGGCAGGCCGCGACCCCAATAAGCCCGAAAAGCAGGACGGTAAGCCAGTTGTCCCTCAGCTGGTGCCAGCGCCCGCGCAGTGCCGGGACTGCGGGAACGGCCAGGATGAGCGCGGCCCCGGTGAGGCGGGCCGTGACTGCTGCCCCGGGGCTCCAGCCGGTCTCCAGCAACGCCTTGGCAAAGGAGCCGGAGAGGCCGAACACCGCCGAGGAAAACAGGGCCACACCCAGCCCGGATGCCATGAACCCTGCCGCCGCGCCGGGGCGGCGGGCGCCGGGCGTTTCGGGGGATCGTGACCCGGAATCGGCCATGGCGGGCGTTTCGGCCGGGTAGCGATCGGCAGGCAAGGGCTGCCTCCTGTCAGGAGTAAAGTGATGTTATGGTCATGACAGTACGCCACGCCTACGTAAGGAGTCAAGATGCTTTTTGCCCCTGACACTGAGGTGGCATTGCGGTCGGTTGTCAGCCTGGTCAATTCCGCGGCCAACGGTGCGGAGCACCTTTCCACAGTGCCGGACCTGGATCGGTTTCTGGAGGCGGAGGGGTTCACCGGCTCGCGGACCCGGGACGAGGCCGAACTTGCCGGAGTGCACCGCCTCCGCGGCGAACTCGCGGCCTTGTGGTTCGCTGACGAATCCGCTGCGGTGGACACCGTTAACAGGCTGCTGCGGGAGGCGCGGGCACTGCCCCAACTCGTCCGGCATGGTGATTGGGACTGGCACCTGCACGCCACCACCCCGGACGCGCCACTGGCGCACAGGATGAGCACGGAGGCCGCCATGGCCCTGGTTGACGTCATCCGGAACAAAGAAATGGACCGGATGCTGGTCTGCGCCGCCGAGGACTGCAACGCCGTGGTGCTGGACCTGAGCCGAAACCGGTCGAAGCGCTATTGCGACACCGGGAACTGCGCCAACCGCGCCCACGTGGCGGCGTACCGGGCCCGCAAGGCAGCCTCCTAGGCCACGTCAGAGCGGAGGGGCAGGGCATCACGGGCGCTGGCGGCCGGATCCAGCAGCAGCCCCGGCCATCGGTCGGCGCCGGAGGGGCGGCGGTCGGCGGCGGTCGGACAGCTAGCGGTCGCCGCCGGGTGCCTGGTCGCCGCCGGACCCTGGCGCGCCGGACCCTGGTTCAGGCTGCGCCGACTGGCCG
This genomic window from Arthrobacter sp. EM1 contains:
- a CDS encoding cation transporter; translated protein: MSTVSTIVNVSGMTCAHCVSSVSEELESLAGVEKVDVDLNAGGVSTVTITSGGALSAAEISEAVAESGYLVVANET
- a CDS encoding metal-sensitive transcriptional regulator yields the protein MDEHEIAVASGADTEPPQQHGYSANKDAYLRRLKRIEGQVRGIARMVEEDKYCIDILTQVAAATKALHAVSLGLVEEHIGHCVVGAAAEPDPSLRAAAIDFKVKEATDAIGRLLR
- a CDS encoding heavy metal translocating P-type ATPase; translated protein: MSTEQLFGQPGNRVIELDIEGMTCASCVGRVERKLGKLDGVTASVNLPLESAQVTVPAAITDAQITATVAAAGYKATVRPPRFTVETPAGGATRGDHLPAHPAAKLRPRLVTAAVLTIPVFLISMFPVFQFANWGWAAGALALPVVTWAAWPFHRAAAINARHLASTMDTLVSIGVTAAYVFSAWQLFADPQMTGHAGGESMAMGSGGLYFEVASVVTTFLLLGRYLEANAKEKAGDALKALLNLGAKDATVFRDGREQQIPADQLGVGDLIVVRPGEKIASDGVVVEGNSAVDASLVTGESVPVEVGPGTPVTGATINTSGRLLVRTTRVGAETTLAQMGRLVAQAQTGKAPIARLADRISAVFVPVVLLIAALTFGAWLLAAGPAISDAELRAAFTAAVAVLVIACPCALGLATPVGLLTGTGRGAQLGILIKGPQVLEDTRTVDTILLDKTGTVTSGHLAVDGSEAFGAFSTNEVLRLAGSVEAASEHPIARAIAAAALSAERRTNDAGTLPAVTGFRSAPGGGVEGKVAGKVVTAGRTGWLAENRISPTATQLQAFSAAEHSGATAIWLAVDGQPAGIISLRDTLKPGSAPAIRRLRELGLRPILLTGDNAAVAAQVAADVGIAPEDVFAGVLPAGKVQAVRKLQDAGAIVAMAGDGVNDAAALAQADLGIAMGSGTDVAIEAADLTVMGNDLGQVAQAIELSRRTLATIKTNLFWAFFYNAIGIPVAALGLLNPMIAGAAMAASSVLVVANSLRLRGFGK
- a CDS encoding DUF2277 domain-containing protein; the protein is MCRNIRTLHNFEPQATDAEVEAAALQYVRKISGSTKPSKVNEEAFNRAVHEIAHATEHLLAALVTQAPAKDRGEEAAKAKARAAVRFGAA
- a CDS encoding exo-alpha-sialidase, which gives rise to MATEESYVLAIGTKKGLWLATSPDRKDWSLSGPHFLMSEVPSIGIDSRDGRTRILAGVRSEHWGPTVFHSDDLGETWSEPEQGAIRFPAGTDAALERIWQIYPDAESRPGVVWAGCEPISVWKSIDGGEHFELNRGLWDHPHRSEWGAGYGGAAAHSIVVDRTGEKVHVAMSTGGVYRSLDGGSSWEPRNQGISAYFMPDPNPEFGQCVHKIAADASVEGRLYAQNHHGVYRSDDNAESWTSIADGLPADFGFVMLTHPRRAGTAWVIPLKADGERIPPEGKLAVHRTVDAGASWERLDDGLPEAEFNAVLRDAACVDAAEPAGVYFGTRGGSVYASADEGAHFTELASHLPDVLCVRAAAVSPALVSGTATPGIPANA
- a CDS encoding ATP-dependent DNA ligase, whose translation is MQLPLMPPIAPMLAKAVRALPEGPVMFEPKWDGFRSLIFRDGAEVEIGSRNAKPLTRYFPELVEALKMNLPRRCVIDGEIIMVGASGDRLDFDLLQQRIHPAASRVRLLAEATPASFVAFDLLALDDEDLTDRPFAERRAALERVLAGSAPPIHLTAATRDRGTAKEWFHRFEGAGLDGIVAKPLDGKYLPDKRSMFKVKHERTADCVLAGYRVHTSGPDRVGSLLLGLYDAAGRLANVGVVGAFPMQRRKDLYGELQPLVAGGEGHPWARTHQDEGTRTPRNAEGSRWSGGKDLSFTPLRPDRVLEVKYDHMEGQRFRHTTQFVRWRPDREPRSCTYDQLEVPAGFDLAAVLGNGKAPS
- a CDS encoding metalloregulator ArsR/SmtB family transcription factor; this encodes MTTLQIVKPAAAEISGTSSGMPFLAADQAQGKAQFFKALADPNRLRLLSIIKASDGGEACVCDLTAPLELGQPTVSHHLRILVDAGLLHREKRGTWAYYSIVPGALERPAVVLEDL
- a CDS encoding diacylglycerol kinase family protein gives rise to the protein MPENDSEPERTTPPRRAAVVINPAKSGGPELQREILRLCETQGWAEPLWLETSIEDPGTGQARQALEAGVDVVIAAGGDGTVRCVAEVLAGTKTPMGLVPLGTGNLLARNLGVDISDPVAACRGVLTGSERTIDVVKATLDHSDEQQLFLVMAGLGYDAAIMADTVDVLKDRMGWVAYVEAGIRKLPGKPVKAKISVDGGKTVQRRIRSVMIGNCGRIMGGVEIFPDAKFDDGVLDLLVLAPRGRFGWLGVVAGIFGRNKRETESVEYFQGKAAEITLEREQEFQLDGDHLGAGTHLAVAIDRGALTIRMAG
- a CDS encoding universal stress protein, which gives rise to MSAERQIAQPPLVVGVLPGQSPGVLQTAAALAAGLGTELICAHVDEESYLVEWDPTRSAHRLSLHPDTDNAEIRAVARELRSMINAACDPLGIPWTLRTLAGDPARALGRLAAEVGAPMIIVGTPEPGLGHRVSAALNGSVAAWLSHHQDHPILVVPVRPAVHHQTKHDS
- a CDS encoding MoaD/ThiS family protein, with the translated sequence MAGISVVLPSVLHPLAGGQSFLTAPVAAEVTVAALLDLVADEYPALARRLRDETGTVRRHVNIYVNGNEIRRLQGLGTRVSPGEELLIIQSVAGG